Proteins encoded together in one Impatiens glandulifera chromosome 1, dImpGla2.1, whole genome shotgun sequence window:
- the LOC124919850 gene encoding ABC transporter I family member 6, chloroplastic-like, producing MAFLHSCYHLSPPSPSSRLYTFRKSTFNSLLPASPSLRRLPVSRRLSSTLTSSLAVEHPATSGTVRSDDSPKLLLEVKDLSAVIVESRQPILKGVNLVIYEGEVHAIMGKNGSGKSTFAKVLVGHPDYEVTGGSAIFKGENLLEMNPEERSLTGLFMSFQSPVEIPGVSNIDFLNMAYNARRRKLGLPELGPIEFYGYISPKLEMVNMKIDFLNRNVNEGFSGGERKRNEIFQLAVLGAELALLDEIDSGLDVDALQDVAKAVNVLLTSKNSVLMITHYHRLLEFIKPNYVHIMEDGKIIEKGNASIAKRIEKDGYKTTSSSA from the exons ATGGCGTTTCTCCATTCGTGCTACCATCTATCGCCTCCATCTCCATCTTCTCGCTTATACACTTTCAGAAAATCAACTTTCAATTCCCTCCTTCCTGCATCTCCAAGCCTCCGCCGCCTCCCAGTGAGCCGTCGTCTATCATCCACCTTAACCTCCAGCCTTGCAGTTGAACATCCAGCCACTTCAGGTACTGTAAGAAGCGATGATTCTCCGAAGCTTTTGCTTGAGGTCAAAGACCTATCTGCTGTAATTGTGGAATCAAGGCAGCCGATTCTCAAGGGCGTAAATCTCGTTATCTATGAAGGGGAG GTGCATGCAATAATGGGAAAAAATGGTTCGGGAAAGAGCACTTTTGCTAAG GTCCTTGTTGGCCATCCTGATTATGAAGTTACAGGAGGAAGTGCTATCTTTAAAGGTGAGAATTTGCTTGAGATGAATCCAGAGGAAAGGTCCTTAACTGGACTTTTTATGAGTTTCCAATCGCCAGTCGAAATCCCTGGTGTCAGCAACATTGATTTCCTAAATATGGCATACAATGCTCGGAGAAGAAAACTTGGTCTTCCAGAACTTGGACCAATTGAG TTCTATGGGTACATATCTCCCAAGCTTGAGATGGTGAATATGAAAATTGACTTCTTAAACAGAAATGTAAATGAAGGTTTTAGTGGTGGTGAGAGGAAGCGCAATGAAATTTTCCAACTTGCG GTTTTGGGTGCAGAGTTAGCTCTGTTGGATGAAATTGATTCTGGTTTAGATGTTGATGCTCTTCAAGATGTTGCTAAAGCAGTGAATGTGCTACTGACATCAAAGAATTCGGTTTTGATGATTACCCATTATCATCGGCTATTAGAATTCATTAAACCCAATTATGTTCATATTATG GAGGATggtaaaataatagaaaaaggAAATGCGTCGATAGCAAAACGCATTGAGAAAGATGGATACAAAACAACTTCATCATCTGCTTAA